Proteins co-encoded in one Arachis hypogaea cultivar Tifrunner chromosome 13, arahy.Tifrunner.gnm2.J5K5, whole genome shotgun sequence genomic window:
- the LOC140177690 gene encoding uncharacterized protein, with protein sequence MKRYEDGGWQELSPQTSERHIHMINGGFAEGGISKSSRKRHLKEVYQVREDNKIPDLPTISFTKEDAQWVTPGHNDPVVITMILANTNLHRTLVDQGSLANILFKPAFDKLGLEEKDLKAYPDNLFGLGDTLIRPFAFISLYTTFGKGTKSMTLSIDYIVVDVMSGCNALIGRATLNQLAALVSTPHLCMKFPIAEGITTIKGDQKLAQKCYNKSFNLKVA encoded by the coding sequence ATGAAAAGATATGAGGATGGAGGATGGCAAGAACTTTCCCCGCAAACTTCTGAACGACACatacatatgataaatggagggtTTGCTGAAGGAGGAATCTCAAAATCCTCACGTAAAAGACATCTGAAAGAGGTGTACCAAGTCAGAGAAGATAACAAAATTCCTGATTTACCAACCATCtcgttcaccaaagaagatgcccAATGGGTGACACCTGGCCACAATGACCCAGTAGTGATAACAATGATCCTCGCCAATACAAATCTCCACAGAACCCTGGTGGACCAAGGTAGTTTGGCGAACATACTGTTTAAGCCTGCTTTTGACAAACTCGGGCTAGAAGAAAAGGATCTGAAGGCATACCCAGATAACCTCTTCGGGCTGGGCGACACGCTGATCCGACCTTTTGCATTTATCTCTCTatacaccacctttggaaagggcACAAAGTCAATGAcgttaagcatcgactacattgtggtcgacgtcaTGTCAGGGtgcaatgccctaataggtcgggccACTTTAAACCAACTAGCAGCACTTGTCTCTACACCTCACTTGTGTATGAAATTTCCCATTGCAGAAGGAATCACCACCATAAAGGGAGATCAAAAGTTGGCACAAAAGTGTTACAATAAAAGCTTTAATTTAAAAGTAGCCTAG